A segment of the Myxococcales bacterium genome:
GTCGGGCTCCTGCGCCTCCGGCTCGCGCGCGCATTCGGCGCCGACGCAGCCTTCGTCGTTCGCGCCAGGCGTAAACGAGTTCACGGCGCACCCGGCCGCGCCGACGAGAAGGCCAAGGAAAACGAGCTGGCGAGACGGCGAGACCGAGCGAAAGCGGAACATCGGGCGACTCCTCGCCTACCTGGAGCCACACGAGGGAAAGCGGTCGCGAGAAATCGACGGAGGCCCGCCCCGTACTTCGGGAGGGTCTCGTCCAGCATCGAGTACCCTCTCCGGATGTCGCGCTTTAGCGCCGTCCTGGTCGGGCTCTTGTGCCTGGCATGCGGAGCGCCATCGGCGAAGCCTGGTGCAGTCACCGGTCCTCCGGCGGCGTCGACGCCCATCGAGCCCTGCACCGCCGCCTCGAACGCCACTTGGCCGAGGTTCGACGCGGGGGACGAAGGTCCACCGTTCAGTCCCGCGCTCGCCGCCGACGCACTTGGCGCGATGGTCAAGACGGCCTTGGGGTGTGCACCGCGGGGTGAAGTCGGCTGCTTGAAGGTGCGCGTCGAGTTTGCAGGCGACGGTCGCATCCTGCGCTCGGACACGTGTGAAACCTCGCTGCCCGCGGACGTGCGAACGTGCGTTCAAGCCAAGTTCAGCGCGGCGGTGGGGCAGCGATTTCGTGGCGCGTCGGTGGTCGCAGGGAAACGGGTCTGCCTCAACGGTGGGCGCTAGACGCTCGGCCACGAAACGCTCCCCGCACTCGGGGGGAGCACATACGATGCCCGGCATGTACGTGCCCAGGCCTGCGCTCCTTCTCGTCCCCATTCTCGCCCCTGCGTTCGTTCTCGCCGCTTGCACGCCCGGCTCGCGCGCGGAGCCGCAGGCCGCAGCGAGTGCGTCTGGCGCTGTCGTTAAGCCTGCGGTCTCCGCCGCGCCGCCGGCAGCGTCCGCAGCGTCATCTGGGGCGTCTGCCGCAACGCCGTGCGCGCCGTGGGGCGGACGCGGCTTCGCCGTGAAGGCGGGGCACCAGGGCGGGCACGGCGCGTTCTTTCGCAACTTCGAGTACGACGACGCGACGGGCGCTCTTTCCGTTCACGACTCCGATCTCTACGACGGCAGCGGCAAGGAGGTCTCGCCGCCGCGCGTCACCCGGCGCACGATCGCGCTCGCAGGCGCCGATCGCGATCGCGTCGCCAACGCGCTCTTCGCCGTGTGTCCCGACGACGCGGCGCGACGGGCCACATGCGCGCCGGGAGGTTGCTCGCGCCTCGAGGTGACGCCCAAGGTCGGCGGCGCAGCGAAGTTCGAACACACGCCCACGGTCACCCCCGTGATGGCCGCGTTCGAGGCGTTCTTTCCGGAGCTGCGGAAGCGCTGAGTTGGCTCGGCTGGACGACGACGACCAGCGCACGGCGACGTCACGGTATGCTTCCGTGAGCTTCGAATCAGCGTTTCCCGTCCGCCATGTCACGCCGAAAGCGCTACACGAGAAACCTTGGCCGGGCCGTGCCCTCGCCGCTTCCTGCTCGCGTCACCGTCGAGTGGGTGCGCTTCGAGCATGAGCACCAGCCCTACGGCGTGTTCTTCTGGCTGGACGACGCACGGTCGAAGCTGGGGCCGGAAGAGTGCGCGGAGATCACGCACCTGCACCGCTGGTTCGACGAGCACCTCCACGCGCCCGACCTCGATGACCGCGCGAAAGATCGCTTCTGGTTCTGCGCCGAAGCGGAGGAACATGTGACGCGCGCTCGGCGTCTTGCAGAGCTTGTGATTCAAGCTGGCATCCCGATCGTCGAGCGGCGCACAACGCGCGTTCCAGGGAAGGTGCGGTGGCACGACTCGCATCAAGTGGGCGTCCTCACCTACCGCGACGCCCCGCGCTCGCGTCGCGGTGCTCCGTGAGCGGCGAGCCCCGCGACGTGGATCGCTTGTTCATGGACTCGATCGAGCGTGCGCGCGTAAGCGCGACTCGCGCCGATGCCGGCACCCTGTGCAGGTCGATCTCGCTGGCGCGCAGCTTGCGTCGGGCGGTCTATGCAGCTCCTTCACCGTTGCCTTGCCTCGACGGTGTTGGCGCTCGCCGCCTGCACCAACACGGTGGACGACGCGTCCGGCGACGAAGCCTCCGCGATGATCGGAGGCCAAGAAAACGCCACCACAGCGCCGGCAGTGGGCGCCCTCGTTCACTACTTCAACGGCGCTGACGGTCCCCTTTACGACAACTTCTGTACCGCCACGCTGATTGCCCCGAAGCGCGTGCTGACGGCCAAACACTGCACCATGGCTACGCGAGGCAAGTTCGGCTTCGCGCTGGGCCCCATTGCCCGCTCCGACGTGCTTCAGCGAACCGGGCCGACCCGCGTCATCGAGGCTGACTCGTTTGTCGAAGTGACGGCCGTTGGCGAGGGCGGCGCCCTTGGCATCGGTAGCGATGTCGCTGTGGTGCGATTGAAGCAAGCGATCATGGACATCGCACCGCTGCCCGTTGCCGATGTGCGGCCCACCGATCTTGGCGAGACCATGACCGTGGTTGGCTACGGCATGCGAGAAGACGGAACGAGGGGCGCCCGCCGCGCTGGCAAGGTGACGATCAAAGCGTTGCGGGGCAACGCGCTCGCGTCGCTGGTGCCATTCGAGGCGTATCAGCAAGCCTTCGGCGGCGACGTGGCTGAAAGCCGTTCGGCGTACGACGCGACCACGCTGCTCGAGGGCTACGAACTCGCGGTTGCGCGCGCGCCCGGAGCCAACGGCGCGCAGCCCTGCGAAGGCGACTCTGGTGGACCTTTGCTGCGTAAGAAGGGGCGTTCCTTCGAAGTCCTCGGCGTGGCGTCTTTGGTCTTTCAGAAGCCGGGCGAGGAATGCACCTACGGGACGGTCTACGCCACGCTCGGCCCAAAGGCTCGCACGCTCGTTGAGGCAGAGCGCGGAGCGCGGTGAGCTGACGTCGCTTGCCCGAGTTTTCGTCTGGGACACGCCCGACCAGATGAACCCGCGCTCCGTCGGGAGCGACGAGACCTTCGACCCCGCGTCGTTGCTTCGGCCCCGGGGGCACGGGCCCCCCGCCCGGGGGGGGAGGGGGGCCCCCGCCCCCGGCCGGGGGCCCCCGGGGCAGGGGGGGCCGCCCCCCCGGGGCGCGGCGGGGGGGGGGGGGGGGGGGCACCCATCGCGCGTTCACCCGCACCGAGCCGGCGCGCGATGCACGCCGCCGCCCGCCGCCCGCGTGCCGGCCTCGCGTCACGGAACCAAGTCGCGCGCTTCGTCATCGAAGACGCGCTGGACGGCGGGCGCGTCGAGCCGGACGTCACCCTTGGCCTCGTAGTCCCCCTCGCGCTCGCCGGCGCGGTTCGGGATCGAGAAGGTCGCGTTCACCTTGCCGGCGGGCGAGTCACCGCAGACGTACGTGAGCTGGCCGACGTCATCGTGGCCGCGGTAGAAGGTGACGCGGTGGTTTGGTGGGCAGCGCGTGACGGGGCCTTGCGGCAGGAGTTCGGCCTCAGCATCGAACGCGGCGAGCACCTTGGCGAGGTTGCGCCCTTCGCTGACCTCAACCTTCTTCGCGCTCGGGCCGAAGCCCTTCTCGATCCCGATCTTGGTGACGTTGAACAGGACGTCCGCCGGGACCATCGGCTCGTCGAGGACGGAGAGGTCGCCCGGATGAAAGTACACCCTCGTTTCTTCGCCTGAAGCCGCAAGCTTGATGGTGCCGCGAAAGCAGACGTAGCTCCCCGTGGCGACGACCTCACCGCCCTTGTCAAAGAAGGTGACCTTCGTTGCGGGGGCGATGTTGCAGCGAGGGAGCACCTCGTCGCCCGTCGCCTTCTTGAACGCGGAGAGGGCCTTCTGCACCTTGGCTTTTGCGCCGAGCGTGGTGACGCCGCCTCGGGTCTCGAACTGGAGCCGCGCCGCGTCCGGAACCAGCGTGCGCGCGCGCGCGAGCGCACCCTCGTCCGCGGCGGAGTCTTCCCGCTGCGCCTCCCCGGAGCACGCGGGAAGCAGAGCGCTGAGTACGAGGCCGAGAA
Coding sequences within it:
- a CDS encoding trypsin-like serine protease: MLALAACTNTVDDASGDEASAMIGGQENATTAPAVGALVHYFNGADGPLYDNFCTATLIAPKRVLTAKHCTMATRGKFGFALGPIARSDVLQRTGPTRVIEADSFVEVTAVGEGGALGIGSDVAVVRLKQAIMDIAPLPVADVRPTDLGETMTVVGYGMREDGTRGARRAGKVTIKALRGNALASLVPFEAYQQAFGGDVAESRSAYDATTLLEGYELAVARAPGANGAQPCEGDSGGPLLRKKGRSFEVLGVASLVFQKPGEECTYGTVYATLGPKARTLVEAERGAR